The Oncorhynchus gorbuscha isolate QuinsamMale2020 ecotype Even-year linkage group LG08, OgorEven_v1.0, whole genome shotgun sequence DNA window GCTGTAGATGACATGACTGTATCCTCTTCTTGTTCCTTCCCCCATCAGATCATCATTGGTGAGAGCTACATGATCTACTACCTGAACGAGGGCTCTAAGTCCTTCGTAGGGAACCCCTACATCTCCGCCCTCTACAAGCAGGTGGGCGTGTTCATCTTTGGCTGCGCCGTCAGTCAATCGTTCACGGACATCGCCAAGGTATCGGTGGGCCGCATGCGACCCCACTTCCTGGACGTGTGTAGGCCCGACTGGTCCGCCATCAACTGTTCCCTGGGCTACATCACAGACTACCAGTGTAATGGACCCGAGAGCAAAGTCCAGGAGGCCAGGTACATTACTCTGAGATTACTCCATTGTGATTGTGAAGCATCTATGTGGTGTTTATGAAGACTTTATGAATGCTCTATAAAGAAACGTAGCCTATACGTTATGTTTTGTTTAAAGGGGTACCGGATATTTGATTTCATACAAAGTGAATGCTTTGTTCAATATCCAGGTGGAAGGCTTTGCATTGGTCTTACCTGTGCAGTAATCTTCTAATTGCTATAGTAACAACATTGTATTTCTCCTTTTCAGGAAGTCGTTCTTCTCTGGCCATGCATCCTTTTCCATGTACACCATGCTGTATTTGGTGGTGAGTTACTGTTATGTGTCTTgacttcacacacacaaacacacatgtacacacactcgaGCTGTCGCCCTGTGTTGATTTATTACCCATCTCTCCCAATCTCCCAGTTCTACCTGCAGTCCAGGTTCACCTGGCGTGGAGCCCGTCTTCTGCGCCCCCTGACACAGTTCACCCTCATCATGATGTCCTTCTACACCGGCCTGTCCCGTGTCTCCGACCACAAGCACCACCCCACCGACGTCCTGGCTGGCTTCGCACAGGGAGCCCTGGTGGCCTACAGCATAGTGAGTATTTGGACTTAGTGTTTACTATGTCCCCATAACTGCATAGTACTTTACTGCATATCATGCATAGTATGTACCTTAGCTATAATTTACTAGATAGGATGATATAGTactgcatatacagtgcatttggaaagtattcagacccctttttccacattttgttacgttacagccttattttaaaatgtattaaatagttttttcccctcatcaatctacatcccataatgacaaagtaaaaacaggtttttagaaatgtttggcagtgattacagccttgaatcttcttgggtatgacgctacaagcttggcacagctgcatttggggagttgctcccattcttctctgcagatcttcacaagccctgtcaggttggatggggagcatcactacacagctattttcaggtctctccagagatgttcgatcgggcttaagtccgggctctggctgggccactcaatgacattcagagactactcccgaagccactcctgcattgtcttggctgtgtgcttaggctcattgtcctgttgtaaggtgaacctgagcgctctggagcagattttcatcaaggatttctctgtgctttgctccgttcatctttcccacaatcctgactagtctcccagtccct harbors:
- the LOC124041711 gene encoding phospholipid phosphatase 3-like — its product is MQRCLIYEKTMAPETRNGGSSSLNNNNSKDNSRKTFLVGVDLFCLFLAGLPFLIIETSAVQPYRRGFYCNDESIKYPAKHGDTISDAVLSAAGILITILSIIIGESYMIYYLNEGSKSFVGNPYISALYKQVGVFIFGCAVSQSFTDIAKVSVGRMRPHFLDVCRPDWSAINCSLGYITDYQCNGPESKVQEARKSFFSGHASFSMYTMLYLVFYLQSRFTWRGARLLRPLTQFTLIMMSFYTGLSRVSDHKHHPTDVLAGFAQGALVAYSIVFFVSDLFKPKGRSSALPVTPLKNPNNPMADIRERSNHITMA